The sequence below is a genomic window from Pagrus major chromosome 20, Pma_NU_1.0.
TAAACCATTAACCTGCAACAGCTGCAGCGTGAGTAATGGAAGCTAAATGATAGTCCAAACGCAcaggaagatgttttttttcctgctcactGAGTGACATACAGTAGAGAGAGGAAATCCCCTCTTCTCTCGTGCACACTTTGTAGTTCACCTGTCTTCAAAAAAGGTGTGCAGGCAGTTACGGATGACAGCCAATTCAAACAGGATGCAAAGTAGCTTGCTCGCTCcctccctgtctttctctctctctctctctctctttgtgtgtgtgtgtgtgtgtgtgtgactgtgcatGCGTCTGGGGAGTAGGGGGTGGTGGCATGTATGTTCTTCTCGAGTGtttcatcttttattcatcTTTGCTGTAGCTAGATCAAGGAGTCATGTGCCTCttggtgcatgtcaagtgtcAGGAAATCAGTCAGAATGGCTGATTCtgcctgcgcacacacacacacaaacacacacacacacacgcacaaacacagaccTGCTCACCGACTCtacacctgcagctcttcattGTTGTCTGCCCTGTTGTTTCTTATCCTTTCACGGTTCATCGGTTTATTTTCGCCGCCGCCGTCAGTCAGTCGCGCCCTGATACTTGACGGAGCGCTGGAATGTGTGGCTAGCTCCGGGCTAACACCTTCAGCAAACACTCGGAGCAAACACACTGATTAGGTCCGGGATTACTAGAGCTAAACAAATTCTGGGTAATACCTTCCAAGTGGTTGGATTTCAAGAGCGTTGCCTGCTGGTGAGAGTTCTTGCGGTCGAGACCGAGGCCGTGTCAGATGACTCGTCTTGTATCGCATGTCAAACAAAGCGATGAGATGTTGTGTTTAGTGTCACCAAAAACGATGGGATCTTTCACCTCTTTTAAGccaggaaaattcagcttttttgGAGCTTTTGAAAGCCTCaagaaccccccccccccaaaaaaaacgACACTTCTGTCAGCATGCTGTTGAACATTCatgagaggaagggaggaggtaCTTCTACCCTCCCTTCTACCATCCCTTTCACCAActcctctgttttatttataccACATGGTGGGCTTCCTCGCTTCACTGCAGGGTTATTAACACTCGGTAATTCCAGGCAGCCGTCTATGGCCCGCAGGCCGATGTGGTTCCGGGCCCTGAAAAACCCCTTATGGCTCTGCACATTCCTGCGCTGTTTCCCAAAGGTGCCAAATAGCAAcaaatatacttaaaaacagattttccgAGCAGGAAAAATGATATTTGGTTATTGAATTGAATAATTTGTGCTTGTCACGCCTCTGCGATGCTGCCCATCACAAAGCGACCGCAGTGGTACAAGAGGAGAATGTCTTCGCCTCACTTAAGTGTTGTCAGGATGGAACAGAGGGGGGTATCTGGAGCTGTGGCTGGGGGTAATATGCTGTCGGGGTGTGTGACATGTAGTCCATGACATTATATGTGGTGGTAAGTTCTCTATTTATTTACCAGTGTCTGATGTTGCCTCCAAACCAGGCTGGGTATGAGCCAGGACCTTGTCTGGATGGTCTGTGACCACGAGGCCTCGCTCCCCTTCCCTCCCCTTCGCTCTCGCTCTTCCTCCCCTCGTTCgactcacacactctctgtcaTTCGCTCTCCCTCTCCTACACACTCTGTAAAGAGACGCTCCGATAAAAAAATGCTCCACTCCGGCGAAGCACGACTCCCTGATTCCAGTGAAAAGTGATGGATGGACGGGTTGCGTCGGTCGGGTTAACTGCTTTGTTTACATGGAGGGTCAGTAGATTCCCAGGCTGCTCTGACATAGTGCAGCTTCTTGATGGAGTTAAGGGGTCTGGGAGTCGGCATTTATCAAACAGATTAGGAGTCCGGCACAGAGTTTGGGTGTCAAAGTGTCACAGAGCGAGAAGCCGTTCCTACCAGCTCGGCCAGTGCACTGTTGTTCTGGAAAAGCTTAAAATGGTCGCCGCGTCATTATACTCTGACCTCAGAtcctgttgtgttgttgttggccATTTCCTCTTAGACTCCCTTCTTTCCCTTTTCTTGTTAGTAGGTCTAATTAAgtactgtgaaatcaaagcctgaatgtgtgtttgtatttttctaaGTCTACTTTCATGCAAAAGCCTCCATTTTCTAGCTCAGAGTAAGTCTAAGCCactggttcccaacctttttaGGCTCGTGATCCTGTAAGCACTGCCTACCCACTACCCCTTGTCACAAGTTGACAATGTCCATGAGCTGTAAAGACGTTTAACCAAATAATAGTaatgaaaagtgagaaaagttGTTGGGAATCATTAGTTAAGGACACCTTCTGCAGCTTATCTTTccaaatgtttgcatgtttgagGAAATCAGGACCTCAGTGGGATCTCAGGCTACATTTGGGTTTATAAATCttcagtcaccagaataaacgCTGTGCttaaggtctggttaggtttaggaacaaaagccacttggttaggatcaagaaaagatcatgttttggctaacCTGGTTCTGTCGCTACAAACATAGCCAGAAATTTAGATGACATCTCGCTAAAAATACCCTGTTTTCTGCTGCAAAATACCCCAACGTCTTTGCAGAAAGTTCAGCTGGGTTGTAATAGAATAGGTACAGACAAACGAATATGTCTCAGAAATCCAATACACGTGTCAGAGATATGGCGACATTGATCCGCACCCGAAGAtccaaaataaattatttgtgaAGTCAAGACATGAGCCGCGAGCTCTTCCCTTTCCTGATGTGTCTCATTTATAAACACTTTCGAAGGTCAAGCAGCAGATACAGTAGAAAACAGTCTGAAGTATTTCCATTCACACTGACAGTTCCAGACAACGGCCTTCCTCAGTAATCTCAAGGAGGAATGTAGCCTTCAAACAGCTCTCCTCTTTATAGCAGCATGATACGCACCATCCCATGCAGGGCCCCTCCATCCAGGTCTGAGTGTGTGATACTAGGCCAGCCTGCATTATTAATCCTTTTGAGCAGACAGATGATTCGGAGGGGCTTCCACTCAGCCACCTTCCTGAGTTACCAGTGACACCATTATTCAGTGAAGCCTGTTAATTTGAAACCTCAGGCTTCGGGGAGGAGCGCCGACGATCGACTCTGATCGGGGATGATGAAGCCGTAGCATCACGTAGGGTTAACGGGTGAGTTTTGAGCCTACTCAAACGCAGGTGCAAAGACGTACCCAAAAACACTATCAGCACAAAACAGGAGGCGTACAAGATACAGATGCACACCTGCAAGATCTCAGCTTTAAAGCACCGATCTCTGGCTTCTCTCAGCCAGGAAATGAACTGTCAGAAAGCTCTAAGTGGCCACATACTAACACCTGGACTCCACTAAGTGCTTGAAAGAGAGACCAGACGAGGCTTTTTCCTGCGACTGCAGCCGGAgctcttctccctctgtgtcgGCAGACTGCGCCATAAACCATCTTCCctcttcttttaatttacaGCCAAAGCCATGCTCTGTGGTTAAATATAATGTCAGACTCCAGGCACAGTGGAGtatatttcaaaatgtctgGCTTCTGTATGTGCTTAAATGCTGCTTTGAAAAATACGCAGCGAGCCAGCAGAGGCCGGCGTGCACTGCCTCCCCCTTGTAGTAGCCGTagtgtgtgcacgcatgtgtgtgtgtgtgtgtgtttgtgtgtgttacataaACATGTTGCTTCCTTCAGTTCCATTTCATAGCATGCAGGCTTCTGCTGTGCTGTAAAAGGAAACACTTGGTTATTGATGAACACTTTATTTACCAGCGACTCATCCGTGAACACTTACAATGAACCCTCCGTATCTGCATCCATCATCCGTCATCCTCTCCAACACCAGGGGAGGATTTTCACAGCAGATTTCACGCATAGTCTTACAAAATATATGCCTTGCGTTTGAATTTGCATGTAACACTGAACGGCTTGTTGTCCCCAGGGTGGATAAGATCAAATTTAGAACCGAACGAACAAGCGGTGCTCGAGATCCTTATCATCCGATTGCGGAATAAAGATGTTTCTTTGTACTTCCTGAAAAACGCTTGCACGTCCACCATGTCGGTTCATGTAAAGGGCTCGGTGAAGAGGCCCTTGGAAAAGAAAGGGAGCCTTTCAGTACTTCCTCCCtcatttcctccctctccttcttcccACTTGTGAAGTGTCACTTTGCTATCGGACCCTCAAGGGCTGGTTGTCGGGGGGGCGGGGGAGGCTCGGGGATCAATGGAAAAGAGAGCTGGGTGAAGAGTGGCGACTGTGGAGTGGGTTATATGTAAAGAAAACTCAGGATTTCAGCACATGGAAGCTGATTTTCTGGATTTTCTTATATCTAGTTAAGTGTACGCCGTTGTTTTGCATGGTGTCACCTCCCCCGGGGGTTGGGGGGAAATCGCACTCGCTCCAGGGTCTTCACGCCATAGAAACCTGACATCTTGAGCTTTAAATGCTCTTAAGAGTAAAACCACACCCTCCCCTTCGCTTGAGGATACAAAATGCCCTCTGATTTGTCTGtagtcaaataaacaaaccctAATTTGAGATTCAAATGCTTTCAACATCCAGACATGTGAGACAATTGTAAACCTTTTGTATCGACTAGAAAATCGACAGACAACTCAGACAACTAAAGagcctttttccttttgtctaCGGGCAAACTAGTCATTTACGTCAGGGATGCTGTGACACAGACGGCTCAGTGGCAGCCCGTTATCATCAAATCAAACATGACAGGAGGGAAGGCAGAAGCATCACAGAAATAACCCTTTTCCTGCCTGCCGTTTATCTCCACTGGGATGAGGGCTCTTTAAAACAGAGGCCAAAGGGCCACTCCGCCGGCCCCCGTTTGATGCTGCCGTGTGACAAGAGGCTTCTGCTTTGTGTCTTATCGCTGTTTTTGGCATGTCTTTTAACTTGGAAATATTCTCAATGGACAAAGGTGCAGAGAGACGTGGAGGGGGAAACAAAAACTTGGTTGTTATATATCTTTTGAAAGGACAAACAAGCAAAGaagaagttttgttttgtggtaTTTGATGTCAAGTTagttatttaaagttttaagtATTACTGGATCACATATTAGACAGTAGAAGTGTTTGCATAAACTGTCCCAGAATGCAATTTTAACCCTTTTAAAGTGAATATAAACCGTCTGATAATCCAGATGTTGCATCTGTACTAAAAGTATTAGCATTCAGAGTACTTTAACCCCCTCAGCTTAAGtacttttgtacatttattcactgtgaagttgttgttttgtcacaATCAACTACACTTCAATGTTAAAGGCTTCACGTCACTCTGAAAAGAAACTCTCGGtcttgctgtgtgtttagccGTTAGCTCTGTTAACTCATTTAGCTGTAAGATATTAGCTCTgtagcacaaaaacaacaaaggatCCTGCTGCTCAccggctgctaacagctaactagcccACCTCCTGCTACctcagggaaaaaaatctgatgcGTAAGGCGACGGTAACGAATTTACTGCGTTCTTTTGGATTTTAACGTGTCATATTTTTCTTATGTCTCGCGCTGCCAACTGGCTACTAACCGCTAACTAGCCTTATCAACTCGTGTCgatttcaacacatttgttgCACACAATGTAGCATTATCAGGGGAAAAAGGAATTGAAAAGCAATAGTTATAAACACTTGGCATAGACGAACAGGCTACCTTTGCCACCAGAGGCCGCCCGGGAAAAATCCCTGTTTTATCCAAAAGCATTACTGTCCCCGGGACGACGGGGTGCTGTTAGTCTCTGGGTTTGGAGTCCTCAGTATCTGAAGGGGGACAGGGGTGATGTTTGCAGGGCACATTTGGCACACGCTCCACTTAAGCGCTCTCCAAGAGGCTTCTCTTCACTCAAGGTTGAGGAGGACGGAGAGTGCTCCACTCAGCCCTGTTAAgcaccccctccacctccttctcctctatCTGCCCCCTCTCTCTTTACCCTGCCCCCCAGCCCCATCCCCATCCCCGCCCCGGTGCCCTGACCACTGCCCTGCTCACCCCTCCGCTCCGGGACAATGGCTCACTTTCAAAGAAACGCAGGAAAAAAGACGAGGCCGGTGTCACAGAATTGCCTGTTTGCTGACGGGATCTTTAAAAGCAGCACCTCATAAATCAAAAAAGAGCATAATAGGCATTGTTTTCTCCAAGAGCTACTTGTCCCACTAAAATTCCCCTCCTCTgttcccttttctctcccctcttttttttaaactctttggCGGAGAGTCGTGGGCAAAGTCAGAGGTGGAGGTTTTTTATTAGTGGGGGTCTTGGCGCTTTTTTGGGGTTTCCTCaccactttttctttctccctcgcTATCCAACCATCTCCTTGTTTTTTACGCTCCTCCAACCCCCaacacttgatttaaaaaaaaaaaaaaggattccCTGAGCTTGGATCAGCATAATCTATCACTATGCACATTGTAACTCAAGCCCCCCCCTCCCTATCTCCATGCCGCATTGTCATTTCGAAATCGGATTAGATGGGAAGCCATTTGCCTCTTCTGTGTCGGCTCCGGACTCTTTTTGTATGTTAGCACAAGGAATGACAAAAAAGCTTGCAGGCAGTAACGCCATTGTGCATCGAGCGAATGACGAACGGCGTGCAGTTTAAGTCGAGGCATGTTTGTATATTCCTTGAAGACATTCAAGAGGTTGCTGTATAAACAGTTTTAAGTTTAGCGGCGGAGAATTAATGTGCGCGCGCTGATAATGTGATGTTTGCACGTGTATCTCCAGAAAATGGTTCGCTGGCGGAAAAAAAGATCTGTCATGCTCCTGCATTAAAAAACCCACATGCTGTATCTGTTTTGATTTCAATACCCTATTAATGAGCTCAGGCCCCGGAGTCCATTCATCCCTCTGATGTGTCAGCAATCAAGAAGATATTATCATAATTAGATCACTGGCACTGCATTAGGATTACACAAATCTGCCAACACCATTTCCATGAGGCATTTTATGGGTTACCTGACGTTACCCtggtttttcttcctctctctctctctctctctctctctctctcttctcccccaCCGTTCCCTCTTCCTCGCACACAGATATGTGCATCGATGGAGAGCCGCTGTTCCATGAATTAGCCATGAGCTAGATGGACGTGAACTAGATTCCAGCTTTTAGAGTTTTCTGAGGAACAGCTGAAGCTCTGGGGACGAATCGAGTATTACAGACTTCTGAGTGTACAGAGCGGGTCCGACATTGTAGTTTCCGACGTTCTTTCTCTTTCTCGGTGTGTAAATATTCCACATAGGCAGAGGAAGGAATTAACGAAGTACAGatacttcattactgtacttaagtagacAACtttttactccctacattttcaaaacaggctcgttaccttacttttaatgcattttagGGCAAttatcgatttttttttttttttgagtcattgcacgccgccttcccaacatcacaagactgatttcggcctatcagagcacatcaggCAACacggaaacagacagagagggagacttgAATGGGGAGGTTAAAGGCGTGCAGTGACAAAGACAGCGACATGGATGAAACCGAACCAGGCAACACCGGCAACAACATGAGAGCAGATTCTCTGTTTCCCACTCATGTCCTTATTTATGTGAACTGTTTGAAGTTGagtacttttaccagagtctgtctTTACTTGGGTTAAGAACGTGTGTACTTCTGCCGCCTCTGTGCGTAGGATTACATATTATTTGAATGGGATCGACTACAATAGTACTGTCTACACAATGGTGTATCAGCGCCCTGGCCTTGACAACAAAGGGTACAACAAGCTAACAGGAGTCTTATCTGAGAGTGTGTTCGCCCTGATAGACCGGTGCCCTCGgttatctcctcctccttttgtttcTCCCTCCTTTCGAGTgctttatttgctgtttttaggTTATTGCCTCTTGAAGTGATTGTCTTTTTTGATTCGACTGTGTAAAAAAAGGCACAAGCTCTAGCTGTTGAAGTTTTCCAGTCCATAATCCTCACACATTTGATCCCACGCACATCACACGGGCTAGTTTTTTCTTCCCAGGGCTCGAGGGGGGAACGAGGGAAAGGTGATCCACGTCCCCGGTGTCAGTCAAACCGCTCTTATCGCCTCCACCATAATCTAGACTCTGCGGTTGGCCACCAATTCTGAAACCTAACGCTGAGAGAGCGGAGCGCGTTCACTTTTCCTTCAGAACCAGTTGTTCTCAAGTACCTCTTGATTATATGTCTGCATGTAACATATCTGTGTAAAGCCCATCAGCCAAAACCAAACCCAGTCTTGTCAGAAAACAGATTCGCTTTCTGAAACAAGCCTCATCGTCTTTCACCactgttgcattttttaaaattttttgcGGGTCGGATGAGGGGGCGGGGCACGTCTGAGTCAGcaaggcagatttttttttttttttgctccaaaaGGGAGGCTGAGTTTTGATTAAACCTCACGACTCTGGAACATCACATCCAGCAGGGAGGTCTGAGGAATGACGAGCTCGGGGACGACACATCAGATAATGGGATTCACACATGTTGTGAgctaatttgtaaaatatgcaCCGTCGGGCTAATCAAAattattcacacttaaaaattGTTAAGGGGGTAAAAAGAGCAGCTGCGTCGAGCGGAGGTGGGAAAACCCAGCTCCTAAACCCATATATGGTTAAATTCAGGGTCAGCCATGTTTAGAAATGCCTGTAAATGTTTCCTGGTGTTTGATTGTGCAGTAAATAAgggttttctgttttctgtcagaagTGAGATATCttatgagtgagtgagtgagcatgTTGACGTTGGAGAGCTGCCTACACTAATAGGTTTTCGAGGCCTGTAATAAGCCTAAACAGGCTCAGTGAGTCATTGATTACAGAACATGGTACACTCCATCAACTTGATTACATTATGCAAGTCGTTGCTCCAGCGTACCCTTCTCCTAACCTCCGTTttgtttcctcatttttttttttcctgcagggaGCTGATGCCCAAAACCCTGGAGGGCCAGATCACCATGGAGAAAACCCCCAGCTACTTTGTGACCAGAGAGGCTCCAGCCAGGATATCCGCCATGTCCCGGGACACCAAGCTGATCGTGGTAGTGAGGGACCCGGTCACCAGGGCTATCTCGGACTACACGCAGACTCTGTCCAAGAAGCCCGACATTCCCTCTTTCGAGAGCCTCACCTTCAAAAACAGGACTACCGGGCTCATCGACACCTCGTGGAGCGCCATCCAGATCGGCATCTACGCCAAGCACCTGGACAACTGGCTGCAGTACTTCCCCATGGGCCAGATCCTGTTCGTGAGCGGCGAGCGTTTGATCACCGACCCGGCCGGAGAGCTGGGCCGCGTGCAGGACTTCCTGGGGCTCAAGAGGATCATCACAGACAAACACTTTTACTTCAACCAGACCAAGGGTTTCCCGTGCCTCAAGAAGGCAGAGGGCAGCAGCAAGCCCCACTGCCTGGGCAAAACCAAAGGGCGGACCCATCCGAACATTGACCCGGAGGTGGTGCAGAGGCTACGGGACTTCTACAGGCCCTTCAACATGAAGTTCTACCAGATGACAGGACATAACTTTGGTTGGGATTGATGTGAAAACCATgagagacattttgttttttgtttttttgttaatttgttgagaagttattttttttcctctgtaatTCAACGGCAAGATGTGGAGATATTGctatatatatgtaaaatgtacagaaatctattttataataatttatttttatttctaagcAATTAATTCACTAAGCTGCCTAACCATATTTGTACATAACATCTGGcccacatgttgttttttaacattcctcattttaattttgaattcTCTCGCTCCTCCCGCGTGGTCCTGTAGACTCAGTGGATTTTATCGGTGCTTCGTGATGCAGATAATCAGCGACGACTGAAGTAGAAGTTAGggtggaaaatgtaaaaaagcaCCATATTACGGGTACAGAGTGCTCACAGAGAAGTGGAGAACACCAATCCATGTGCATCCTCATTCATCACAACTTCATCCTTTCATTCACAAACCGTCCAGTTAAGTTTTCTCTACAATCCCATTTTTCCTGCACTGGCTTTGGCCAAAAGCTGCAGCTCTCATGTCCCTTTCCACTCAATAACAGGTGGATCAATGGGCTTAATTGATCCTCATTGTGTCACTCATGCTTAAAGTATACAGCTGCCCTTTCATTCACGGTGCTCCTGCTGCCTGCTCTAATGAATGGCCCATCCATCAAACGTTAAATCCCATCCCGGACCACGTAAGGGCCCATGTTAACATTATGCTAATTGGGTAAAGGTAACCGGCAGATCGATCGAGGCTCCGCTCTCCAGCTCCCCCATTAGAAGCACTGCTGGCTGAGAGCCAGCCTCTCGCCGTACCCGCTCAGTTCAAAGGTCACACAAAGTCTCAATCAGATTTCCTTGAGAGGCTTTTGATTTGTTGAGGGGAGCAGGGCCGGAGCACTGCAGGTCGGAGGAGGGGGGGAGTTTGCCTTGTTTTCACAGTGAGATGGAAAAAATCTTTGCGTGAGGTAGCAGAGGCATATCTGCCAGAAATGGAGCATAAAGATAGAAAAGGTGACAAACAACAACCCGGGCTTCGCCTCACTGCAATAGCGCTTCTTCAAACAGAAGTCCACCAGGCCCCCGTCTCAGATCCCAGACTGAACAGATCAAAGAGGGAGGAAAGGTTTTTGTGCAGCACTCTCAGCACAGCAAGAATTGCCTCAGGCGGGAGGGTTCAGCGTCTAACCTCTGCGGTGTCGTCAGAAAACCTCATGTGCCATCGTCCATGGCCTATATACTTTATGCCTTATTCactctcctcatcctcacacGTCTCATCTCTCCACGCCAGATCTACAACTCTCTACTTGttgccaaaaaataaaaaaaccttcGGGTTGATATCACGTTTCACACAGCTCTTCCCCCCCATGCATTgcttctttttgcttttttgtctttctaCTTGAATTCTTGATATGCAAGAGGGGAGTAAAGGCGCATCTCTTTGCAGCGGGCGGTACGCTATTATAAGGGCGCAGGGGCCACGCTATGCTACGTTACGCTGTGCTACGCTACGCTATGCTATGCATGCTCAAAGTGGTGGCCATTATGAGAATGCAGGGATTAAAGGGAAggggattattattattagcgTCCAAAAGAGGGCCCAGACTGAATGTACACAACATATCCTCATAGAAAAAAGTCCCTCCaatcaattttttaaaaagtcagttaaAAGTTGAATTTGATTGTCcgtcttttcattttgaagtgaAAATGTTGTGCCTCTCAAACTATCCAATCCAACACAGTCAGCCTGCCTCTGTCATTAAAACAGATAATGACCCTAATTCAGCGACTTCTCTTATTTTCCAGTTGAAAACCAGCTGCCTGGTTTTAGCCTCAAAACCAAACGGTTGGTAGCGTGGGGGAGATGGAGGCTTGTGACACTGTATTTCTTTTATAGTGCTATTCTTTACTTTTCCTCTCTGCCCTGAGCGATGGTAGGAAGAAAAAGCCTCCAtcccccctcttctctcctttaGTGCAATGTTTGATTATACAAAAAGCATTTATGATGACCTCTCATGGCATCGCTGTCACATTCTGGAAAGGAACGTCTGACATTTTCCCTGCAACTGATGGAGTACTGCATTTCAATGATGGTCATGTAACTGAGGGAATATCtgatgataataaaacaaactggcACTCGTGGTGGGAGGGGGTTCCTCCACGTTGCTGCGTCGGTTACGGTTGAGTTTTATTCAACCTGTTTtgaaatctaaaaaataaaaaatgttagaAATGTTTGTCTTACCCAcatataataatgtatttagaCTAGAAGAAGAAATCTGTatgtacaaaaatgaaaaagaacatgTAAATCAAGTATTTTGTGGTATGTACATCAAAGGAAATTAAttttacacaatgcaaaagCAAAAATGGAACAGATGTTTCTAGATGATTAAATACTGAACATTCATAATATTTCTTTGtatgaaagaaataaataaaaaagtatatattttaCCAAAAAACATCCtgtgtttgactttttatttcctcGACTCTCTCCCGCAGTTTTATTATCTAAATGGTATATTACACACTCAAATGTaagctgcttttttaaatgaGTGCTGCTTTTAAAAGGCATGAGTTCATTATATTAAAGAAGAACCAGGCAT
It includes:
- the hs3st3b1b gene encoding heparan sulfate glucosamine 3-O-sulfotransferase 3B1b → MEYSLVCHSLYALWSSPVKKKLILLSIMFLVWVYMLYSCVGYCSTMPSLVVDGYRGKETGSAVARRTESSRTDLVSRLLAKPQPWEDIESDYEEPSIRTAASRDLLDNELDADRTDDWDEMRAEEQQQRAPEPSAMSSFSNGSGSKKLPQAIIIGVKKGGTRALLEFLRVHPDIRAVGAEPHFFDRNYENGLEWYRELMPKTLEGQITMEKTPSYFVTREAPARISAMSRDTKLIVVVRDPVTRAISDYTQTLSKKPDIPSFESLTFKNRTTGLIDTSWSAIQIGIYAKHLDNWLQYFPMGQILFVSGERLITDPAGELGRVQDFLGLKRIITDKHFYFNQTKGFPCLKKAEGSSKPHCLGKTKGRTHPNIDPEVVQRLRDFYRPFNMKFYQMTGHNFGWD